One window of Nicotiana tomentosiformis chromosome 11, ASM39032v3, whole genome shotgun sequence genomic DNA carries:
- the LOC138901829 gene encoding uncharacterized protein, whose product MSSAPAPPPPAQPARDRAQSARGRPRGEDRLGGVYARFYALPARADAIASDAMIIGIVTVFHGDASVLIDHGFTYLYVSSYFSHFLDIPRESLVLSVHVSPLMGDSIIVDRIYQSCVVTIGGLETRVNLLLLSMVDFDVIFGMYWLSLCYVVLYCHAKTVTLAMSGLPRVEWSSSIDYVSNRVILYMKAQQMVEKGCLSYLAFVRDVSTETPAIDSILVVRDFLDVFPADLSGITPDRDIDLESLLRASRSFLNLDEELASFWLDLESNHAFSYLDR is encoded by the exons ATGTCATCAGCTCCAGCccctccaccacccgctcagccagcccgggatagagcccagtcagctaggggtcgcccaagaggggaagacAGATTAGGGGGTGTCtatgcccgtttctatgccctccctgccagagcagatgccattgcttcagatgctatgattataggtattgtcacTGTTTTCCAcggagatgcctctgtattaatTGACCATGGTTTCACTTATttatatgtttcctcatatttctctcattttctggatattccccgtgagtctttagttttatctgttcatgtatctccTCTTATGGGTGATagtattattgtggaccgcatatatcagtcatgtgtggtgactattgggggtctggagactagagtgaatcttttgctactcagtatggttgattttgatgtgatatttggTATGTATTGGTTATCTCTATGTTATGTTGTTCtatattgtcacgctaagactgtgacattggcgatgtcggggttgccgagggttgagtggagcagttctatagactatgtttcCAATAGAGTGATTTTATACAtgaaggctcaacagatggttgagaagggttgtctatcctatttggcttttgtgagggatgttagtacagagactcctgccattgattctataCTAGTGGTGCGTGATTTtttagatgtgtttcctgcagacctgtcgggcataacgcctgacagggatattgacttag aatcattgcttcgagcatccCGCTCCTTTTTGAACCTGGATGAAGAACTCGCGTCTTTTTGGCTTGATCTTGAATCAAATCATGCATTCTCTTATTTAGATCGATAA